A DNA window from archaeon BMS3Bbin15 contains the following coding sequences:
- the fusA gene encoding elongation factor G, translating to MGRKEEMISKITHLMDQPKSIRNMGIVAHIDHGKTTLSDNLLAGAGMMSFELAGKQLVLDSDIQEQERGITIDAANVSMVHDSKDKSYIINMIDTPGHIDFGGNVTRAMRAVDGVIVVVCAVEGAMPQTETVLRQAIKERVKPILFINKVDRLINELKLNPEEMQNRFIEIIYEFNKIIRNMAPKEFKKDWQVKVENGSVAFGSAYNNWAINVPVMKETGITFKDIIEMNREGRVKELAKKAKVHEIILDMVVKHLPAPLTAQKYRVPKIWPGDIESKDGKAMIECNPKGKLAIMITDLKIDIQAGEVATGRIYSGTLKKSQDVYLCNAKAKTRAQQVGVYFGPERMPTEYVMAGNIAMITGLRNIKAGETVTDANNPIEPFEGIRHYSEPVVTVAVEAKHSKDLPKLIEVLNIMGREDPTLRIQINEETGEHLLSGMGELHLEVTVYRIKERGVDVEVSPPIVVYRESVSSTSPQIEGKSPNKHNRFYFVIEPIDEPVMKAILEGEINPAHYKGKELGKAFKEIGLNKIEAKGIVEVYEKNILTDVTKGIQYLNEVMQLIQEGFHEAINNGPLAREKVLGVKVKLVDVKLHEDSIHRGPAQVIPAVRVAVREAMLQANAILLEPKIKVFIHVPQDYMGGATREIQSRRGQIIDMRQEGDMVVIEAKCPVSDMFGFAGSIRSATEGRALWSTEFAGYEHLPGELQEEVIRKIKERKGLN from the coding sequence TAACCTTTTAGCAGGCGCTGGTATGATGAGCTTTGAGCTTGCAGGAAAACAGCTTGTGCTTGACAGCGATATCCAGGAGCAGGAGAGAGGCATAACTATAGATGCAGCCAATGTAAGTATGGTTCATGATTCCAAAGACAAAAGCTATATTATAAACATGATTGATACCCCTGGTCATATTGACTTTGGAGGCAATGTCACAAGGGCAATGCGTGCTGTGGATGGCGTTATTGTTGTTGTGTGTGCCGTGGAAGGTGCAATGCCACAGACAGAAACTGTTCTCAGACAGGCAATTAAAGAGAGAGTTAAACCAATTCTATTTATAAATAAGGTTGACAGGCTGATAAATGAGTTAAAGCTCAATCCAGAAGAGATGCAGAATCGTTTTATTGAGATAATCTATGAGTTTAATAAGATTATAAGGAACATGGCACCAAAGGAGTTCAAGAAAGACTGGCAGGTTAAGGTTGAAAATGGAAGTGTTGCCTTTGGTTCTGCCTACAACAACTGGGCAATAAATGTACCTGTGATGAAAGAGACTGGAATTACCTTCAAAGACATTATAGAGATGAATCGTGAAGGAAGAGTTAAGGAACTTGCCAAGAAAGCCAAGGTTCACGAGATCATCCTAGACATGGTTGTAAAACATCTTCCTGCTCCACTAACAGCTCAGAAATATAGAGTTCCAAAGATATGGCCAGGTGATATCGAAAGTAAAGATGGTAAAGCAATGATAGAATGTAACCCTAAAGGCAAACTTGCAATTATGATCACTGACCTGAAAATAGACATTCAGGCAGGCGAAGTAGCCACTGGCAGAATATATTCCGGTACTTTGAAGAAAAGTCAGGATGTTTATCTATGCAATGCCAAGGCAAAAACAAGAGCCCAGCAGGTCGGTGTATACTTTGGTCCGGAGCGCATGCCAACAGAGTATGTTATGGCAGGCAATATTGCTATGATAACAGGTCTCAGAAACATAAAGGCAGGAGAAACTGTAACAGATGCTAATAATCCAATAGAGCCCTTCGAGGGTATCAGACATTACTCAGAGCCAGTTGTTACTGTTGCAGTTGAAGCGAAACATTCAAAAGACCTGCCAAAGCTTATTGAAGTCCTGAATATAATGGGCAGAGAAGACCCAACCCTGAGAATCCAGATTAATGAAGAGACAGGTGAACATCTCCTTTCAGGTATGGGTGAACTCCACCTCGAGGTTACTGTTTACAGAATCAAGGAAAGGGGCGTGGATGTTGAAGTTTCTCCACCGATTGTTGTTTACAGAGAAAGTGTATCTTCAACCTCTCCTCAGATAGAAGGGAAGTCACCAAATAAACATAACCGTTTTTATTTTGTTATAGAACCAATAGATGAGCCTGTTATGAAGGCAATTCTTGAAGGTGAAATAAACCCAGCACATTATAAAGGTAAGGAGCTTGGAAAGGCCTTTAAAGAGATTGGTCTAAATAAAATTGAGGCAAAGGGTATTGTCGAGGTTTATGAGAAAAATATACTTACAGATGTTACAAAAGGTATCCAGTATCTCAATGAAGTGATGCAGCTCATTCAGGAAGGTTTCCATGAAGCCATAAATAATGGGCCACTCGCGAGAGAGAAGGTACTTGGTGTCAAGGTCAAACTTGTGGATGTAAAGCTCCATGAAGATTCAATTCACAGAGGTCCGGCGCAGGTCATCCCGGCTGTAAGAGTAGCTGTCAGAGAGGCCATGCTTCAGGCAAATGCGATTCTTCTTGAGCCAAAAATTAAGGTATTCATCCATGTACCCCAGGATTATATGGGTGGTGCTACCAGGGAAATTCAGAGCAGAAGAGGTCAGATTATAGACATGCGCCAGGAAGGAGACATGGTTGTGATTGAAGCAAAATGCCCTGTTAGTGATATGTTTGGCTTTGCAGGAAGTATAAGGTCGGCAACAGAGGGCAGAGCACTCTGGAGTACAGAATTTGCAGGTTATGAACATCTTCCAGGGGAGCTTCAAGAAGA